The proteins below are encoded in one region of Juglans microcarpa x Juglans regia isolate MS1-56 chromosome 4D, Jm3101_v1.0, whole genome shotgun sequence:
- the LOC121260516 gene encoding probable pectinesterase 53 isoform X2, which translates to MACISHLQLSLLLLLPSLTFTITLASSSWSSAKEINYNKWISWNIRNYQQKATLKGTESIVLEARGRGRGAARKVVLLDAKLRKAEMNKVSLSVSQNGSGGDFKTIGDALNSIPLPNTRRVILLIKPGVYREKISIPRALPFVTFAGDANDPPTITGNDTASVAGRDGMPLGTFHSATVAVDANYFVAINVKFENTAPHEIGSIGGQGVALRISGTKAAFYNCSFYGTQDTLYDHKGLHYFNNCFFQGSVDFIFGYGRSLYENCYLNSIAKKVASLTAQKRSNASLGSGFSFKDSVVTGSGQVYLGRAWGEYSRVVFSYTFLDKIVLPQGWSDWGDQKRDSGVYYGEYKCSGPGANSTGRVSWARMLTDEEAKPFIGTHYVEGNTWLIKPF; encoded by the exons ATGGCTTGCATATCCCATCTCCAACTCAGTCTCTTGCTTCTGCTTCCTTCTCTGACGTTCACTATCACTTTGGCATCCTCTTCTTGGAGTTCTGCGAAAGAGATCAACTACAACAAGTGGATATCATGGAACATCAGAAATTATCAACAGAAGGCCACTTTGAAAGGCACCGAATCCATTGTGCTTGAAGCACGAGGCCGAGGACGAGGCGCAGCCAGGAAAGTAGTCCTCCTGGATGCGAAGCTTAGAAAAGCAGAGATGAACAAAGTGAGTTTAAGTGTTAGTCAAAATGGGAGCGGGGGGGACTTCAAGACAATTGGAGATGCTCTAAACAGCATCCCATTACCTAACACTAGGAGAGTGATCTTGCTTATCAAACCAGGTGTTTACAG GGAAAAGATTAGCATCCCTAGAGCTTTGCCATTTGTTACATTTGCAGGGGATGCGAATGACCCACCAACCATTACTGGGAATGATACGGCCTCGGTGGCTGGAAGAGATGGGATGCCACTTGGGACGTTTCACAGTGCAACAGTTGCCGTCGATGCAAATTACTTTGTTGCCATCAACGTGAAGTTTGAG AACACAGCTCCACATGAAATTGGATCCATCGGAGGACAAGGCGTGGCGCTTCGCATTTCTGGGACCAAGGCTGCATTCTATAACTGCAGTTTCTATGGTACCCAAGACACACTCTACGATCACAAGGGCCTTCACTATTTCAATAATTGCTTCTTCCAGGGCTCGGTGGATTTCATCTTCGGCTATGGCAGATCTCTTTATGAG AACTGCTATTTAAACTCCATTGCAAAGAAGGTGGCCTCCCTCACAGCCCAAAAGCGAAGCAATGCCTCATTGGGAAGTGGGTTTTCGTTCAAAGACAGTGTAGTAACAGGGAGTGGCCAGGTTTACCTTGGCAGAGCATGGGGTGAGTATTCCAGGGTGGTTTTCTCATACACATTCCTGGACAAGATTGTTCTTCCCCAAGGGTGGAGTGATTGGGGCGATCAAAAGCGGGATTc AGGAGTGTATTATGGAGAATACAAATGTAGTGGACCAGGAGCCAACTCAACAGGAAGAGTGTCTTGGGCGAGAATGCTCACCGATGAAGAGGCTAAGCCTTTTATTGGGACTCACTATGTTGAAGGCAATACTTGGCTCATAAAACCTTTTtag
- the LOC121260516 gene encoding probable pectinesterase 53 isoform X1: MACISHLQLSLLLLLPSLTFTITLASSSWSSAKEINYNKWISWNIRNYQQKATLKGTESIVLEARGRGRGAARKVVLLDAKLRKAEMNKVSLSVSQNGSGGDFKTIGDALNSIPLPNTRRVILLIKPGVYRYDRGHSREKISIPRALPFVTFAGDANDPPTITGNDTASVAGRDGMPLGTFHSATVAVDANYFVAINVKFENTAPHEIGSIGGQGVALRISGTKAAFYNCSFYGTQDTLYDHKGLHYFNNCFFQGSVDFIFGYGRSLYENCYLNSIAKKVASLTAQKRSNASLGSGFSFKDSVVTGSGQVYLGRAWGEYSRVVFSYTFLDKIVLPQGWSDWGDQKRDSGVYYGEYKCSGPGANSTGRVSWARMLTDEEAKPFIGTHYVEGNTWLIKPF; this comes from the exons ATGGCTTGCATATCCCATCTCCAACTCAGTCTCTTGCTTCTGCTTCCTTCTCTGACGTTCACTATCACTTTGGCATCCTCTTCTTGGAGTTCTGCGAAAGAGATCAACTACAACAAGTGGATATCATGGAACATCAGAAATTATCAACAGAAGGCCACTTTGAAAGGCACCGAATCCATTGTGCTTGAAGCACGAGGCCGAGGACGAGGCGCAGCCAGGAAAGTAGTCCTCCTGGATGCGAAGCTTAGAAAAGCAGAGATGAACAAAGTGAGTTTAAGTGTTAGTCAAAATGGGAGCGGGGGGGACTTCAAGACAATTGGAGATGCTCTAAACAGCATCCCATTACCTAACACTAGGAGAGTGATCTTGCTTATCAAACCAGGTGTTTACAG GTATGATCGTGGACACTCTAGGGAAAAGATTAGCATCCCTAGAGCTTTGCCATTTGTTACATTTGCAGGGGATGCGAATGACCCACCAACCATTACTGGGAATGATACGGCCTCGGTGGCTGGAAGAGATGGGATGCCACTTGGGACGTTTCACAGTGCAACAGTTGCCGTCGATGCAAATTACTTTGTTGCCATCAACGTGAAGTTTGAG AACACAGCTCCACATGAAATTGGATCCATCGGAGGACAAGGCGTGGCGCTTCGCATTTCTGGGACCAAGGCTGCATTCTATAACTGCAGTTTCTATGGTACCCAAGACACACTCTACGATCACAAGGGCCTTCACTATTTCAATAATTGCTTCTTCCAGGGCTCGGTGGATTTCATCTTCGGCTATGGCAGATCTCTTTATGAG AACTGCTATTTAAACTCCATTGCAAAGAAGGTGGCCTCCCTCACAGCCCAAAAGCGAAGCAATGCCTCATTGGGAAGTGGGTTTTCGTTCAAAGACAGTGTAGTAACAGGGAGTGGCCAGGTTTACCTTGGCAGAGCATGGGGTGAGTATTCCAGGGTGGTTTTCTCATACACATTCCTGGACAAGATTGTTCTTCCCCAAGGGTGGAGTGATTGGGGCGATCAAAAGCGGGATTc AGGAGTGTATTATGGAGAATACAAATGTAGTGGACCAGGAGCCAACTCAACAGGAAGAGTGTCTTGGGCGAGAATGCTCACCGATGAAGAGGCTAAGCCTTTTATTGGGACTCACTATGTTGAAGGCAATACTTGGCTCATAAAACCTTTTtag
- the LOC121260516 gene encoding probable pectinesterase 53 isoform X3 encodes MACISHLQLSLLLLLPSLTFTITLASSSWSSAKEINYNKWISWNIRNYQQKATLKGTESIVLEARGRGRGAARKVVLLDAKLRKAEMNKVSLSVSQNGSGGDFKTIGDALNSIPLPNTRRVILLIKPGVYRYDRGHSREKISIPRALPFVTFAGDANDPPTITGNDTASVAGRDGMPLGTFHSATVAVDANYFVAINVKFENTAPHEIGSIGGQGVALRISGTKAAFYNCSFYGTQDTLYDHKGLHYFNNCFFQGSVDFIFGYGRSLYENCYLNSIAKKVASLTAQKRSNASLGSGFSFKDSVVTGSGQVYLGRAWEECIMENTNVVDQEPTQQEECLGRECSPMKRLSLLLGLTMLKAILGS; translated from the exons ATGGCTTGCATATCCCATCTCCAACTCAGTCTCTTGCTTCTGCTTCCTTCTCTGACGTTCACTATCACTTTGGCATCCTCTTCTTGGAGTTCTGCGAAAGAGATCAACTACAACAAGTGGATATCATGGAACATCAGAAATTATCAACAGAAGGCCACTTTGAAAGGCACCGAATCCATTGTGCTTGAAGCACGAGGCCGAGGACGAGGCGCAGCCAGGAAAGTAGTCCTCCTGGATGCGAAGCTTAGAAAAGCAGAGATGAACAAAGTGAGTTTAAGTGTTAGTCAAAATGGGAGCGGGGGGGACTTCAAGACAATTGGAGATGCTCTAAACAGCATCCCATTACCTAACACTAGGAGAGTGATCTTGCTTATCAAACCAGGTGTTTACAG GTATGATCGTGGACACTCTAGGGAAAAGATTAGCATCCCTAGAGCTTTGCCATTTGTTACATTTGCAGGGGATGCGAATGACCCACCAACCATTACTGGGAATGATACGGCCTCGGTGGCTGGAAGAGATGGGATGCCACTTGGGACGTTTCACAGTGCAACAGTTGCCGTCGATGCAAATTACTTTGTTGCCATCAACGTGAAGTTTGAG AACACAGCTCCACATGAAATTGGATCCATCGGAGGACAAGGCGTGGCGCTTCGCATTTCTGGGACCAAGGCTGCATTCTATAACTGCAGTTTCTATGGTACCCAAGACACACTCTACGATCACAAGGGCCTTCACTATTTCAATAATTGCTTCTTCCAGGGCTCGGTGGATTTCATCTTCGGCTATGGCAGATCTCTTTATGAG AACTGCTATTTAAACTCCATTGCAAAGAAGGTGGCCTCCCTCACAGCCCAAAAGCGAAGCAATGCCTCATTGGGAAGTGGGTTTTCGTTCAAAGACAGTGTAGTAACAGGGAGTGGCCAGGTTTACCTTGGCAGAGCATGGG AGGAGTGTATTATGGAGAATACAAATGTAGTGGACCAGGAGCCAACTCAACAGGAAGAGTGTCTTGGGCGAGAATGCTCACCGATGAAGAGGCTAAGCCTTTTATTGGGACTCACTATGTTGAAGGCAATACTTGGCTCATAA
- the LOC121260517 gene encoding transcription factor MYB108-like: MEVQVIRGCGSAKHDMSSEEGMDIRRGPWTDEEDFTLKGYVTIHGEGRWNSVARCTGLKRTGKSCRLRWLNYLRPDVKRGNISLQEQLLILELHSRWGNRWSKIAQYLPGRTDNEIKNYWRTRVQKQAKQLKCDVNSKQFRDTMRYVWIPRLMERIRAESESNSVEPTTGYSTESTTDHFPNNSTGPNSSYQVDTSRSDPAVEPYFMHAISSGSPSASSEAQVSSISELSECYNIPGGNYTDNSLNGSGLCQKGLEMDIPSLEHSNGWCGGGADTLDSLWNDENMWFLQQQLYDYEV, from the exons ATGGAAGTTCAAGTGATCAGAGGTTGTGGGTCTGCAAAACATGATATGAGTTCTGAAGAGGGCATGGACATCAGGAGAGGTCCATGGACAGATGAAGAGGACTTCACGCTCAAGGGTTATGTCACCATCCATGGTGAGGGTCGCTGGAACTCCGTTGCACGCTGCACAG GTTTGAAGCGAACCGGTAAAAGCTGCAGATTAAGGTGGTTGAATTACTTACGCCCTGACGTTAAGCGTGGGAATATCAGCCTCCAAGAACAGCTATTGATTCTTGAGCTTCATTCTCGTTGGGGCAATAG GTGGTCCAAAATAGCACAGTATCTGCCTGGAAGAACAGACAATGAGATAAAAAACTATTGGAGGACCAGGGTCCAAAAGCAGGCTAAGCAACTCAAATGTGACGTCAACAGCAAACAGTTCAGAGACACCATGCGTTACGTATGGATCCCCCGGTTGATGGAGCGAATCCGGGCTGAATCCGAATCCAACTCGGTTGAGCCCACCACTGGATACAGTACTGAATCTACCACTGATCACTTCCCCAACAATTCGACAGGACCCAACTCCTCATATCAAGTCGATACTTCTCGGTCCGACCCAGCAGTTGAACCCTacttcatgcatgcaatatcGAGTGGTTCCCCGTCTGCTTCATCGGAGGCCCAAGTTTCCTCCATCTCCGAACTATCTGAATGCTACAATATACCCGGGGGTAATTACACCGATAATTCTCTAAATGGGTCCGGACTATGCCAAAAGGGCTTGGAAATGGATATCCCATCGTTGGAGCATAGCAATGGGTGGTGTGGTGGTGGTGCAGACACATTGGATAGCTTGTGGAATGACGAGAACATGTGGTTTTTGCAACAACAGCTTTATGATTATGAGGTctaa
- the LOC121260235 gene encoding protein FAR-RED IMPAIRED RESPONSE 1-like — protein sequence MMRPPSITYPYPWSSQQHPWISTSAPTSSSASSVNSSVAASSSVQTSASVAASSCSALPAVVPPTSTNPYPCASEENKVQQSNSVEEISEAASDSIEVEAQSTASVGNMVDTNETGTDGGDITKEPKPGMCFESETELMNYYKHYGKQCGFPVMTQRSKREKDGTVKYVTMGYARGGKAWNRSSNVSKPQPTSKTDCKTMMNVMLKDGKLCVTSVFNTHNHGLSLKKFRFFRCNREVNESVRRVLDTNDEAGIRMNKSFHALVIEAGGFENVPFREKDCRNYIDKARHLRLGKGGAQALFEYFRMMQYKNDGFFSLMELDNDDRLKSVFWADAVVERPTTILEMW from the exons ATGATGAGACCTCCTTCAATTACCTACCCATATCCATGGAGCAGCCAG CAACATCCATGGATCTCTACTTCCGCTCCCACATCTAGTTCCGCAAGTAGTGTCAACTCTAGTGTAGCTGCCAGTTCTAGTGTACAAACCAGCGCTAGTGTCGCTGCTAGCTCTTGTTCGGCTTTACCAGCAGTCGTTCCTCCAACTTCTACCAACCCATATCCATGTGCCAGTGAG GAAAATAAAGTGCAGCAAAGTAACtctgttgaagaaattagtGAGGCCGCATCAGACTCAATAGAAGTTGAAGCGCAGTCTACTGCCTCTGTGGGTAATATGGTTGATACGAACGAGACTGGCACTGATGGGGGTGATATCACTAAGGAGCCAAAGCCAGGGATGTGTTTTGAGTCAGAGACTGAGTTGATGAATTATTATAAACATTACGGAAAGCAATGTGGTTTTCCAGTAATGACACAAAGGagtaaaagagagaaagatgGGACTGTGAAATATGTCACTATGGGATATGCTCGGGGTGGCAAGGCATGGAATAGGTCGTCAAACGTCTCCAAGCCTCAGCCAACAAGCAAGACAGATTGCAAGACAATGATGAATGTCATGTTAAAGGATGGGAAGCTGTGTGTGACATCCGTATTTAACACACACAATCATGGGCTCAGTCTAAAAAAATTcaggtttttcagatgcaacAGAGAAGTTAATGAGTCTGTTAGGAGGGTGTTGGATACTAATGATGAGGCTGGCATACGGATGAATAAGAgttttcatgctcttgtgatTGAGGCGGGTGGGTTTGAGAACGTACCATTTAGAGAAAAAGATTGTCGTAACTATATTGACAAGGCACGACACCTACGTCTTGGTAAAGGTGGTGCTCAAGCGTTGTTTGAGTATTTTAGAATGATGCAATACAAGAATGATGGTTTTTTCAGCCTCATGGAATTGGACAATGATGATAGGTTGAAAAGTGTGTTTTGGGCGGACGCCGTCGTAGAGAGGCCTACAACTATTTTGGAGATGTGGTAA